In Streptomyces sp. NBC_00683, the DNA window CTCGTACACCCTGCGCAGCCCGTCGGTCGCCTCGCGGCCGGCGGGCTGCAGCGGTTCGCGGACCGGGCCCGCGTCGAGCAGTGCCTTCGCGGTGACCGTGCCGGGCAGTCCGGCGCACATCATGGCCTCGACCAGCCCGATGGTGAGCCCGTTCAGGCGGGCCGCCTCCGCGGTGTCACCGGCGTCGAAAGCGTCCAGGACGGCCCGCATCCGGCGCGGCGCCACGTTCGCCACCGTACTGACGTAGCCGGCGCCGCCGACCGCGTACAGCGGAAGGTTCATCTCCTCGCAGCCCGAGTAGTAGGCCAGCCGGGTGCGCGCCATCACCTTCGTCGCCCCGAGCAGGTCGTACGCGCAGTCCTTGACCGCCACGATGCGCGGGTGCTCCGCCAGCCGCAGCAGGGTCCGCGGTTCGATCCTCGTCCCCGTGCGGCCCGGGATGTCGTACAGCATCAGGGGAACGCCCGTGACCTCGGCGACCCGGACGAAGTGCGCTTCCACGGCGGCCTGCGGGGGGCGGCTGTAGTACGGGGTGACCACCAGCAGCCCGTCCGCGCCGGCCGCCTCCGCCTCCTGGGCCAGCCGGACGGTGTGCCGGGTGTCGGAGCTCCCGACCCCCGCGAGGAGCGGGACGCCGTCGCCGACCGCCTCGCGGACCGCCCGCAGCAGGGCGGTCTTCTCCTCGTCGGTGGTGGTCGGGGACTCGCCCGTGGTGCCGCTCAGTACGAGGCCGTCGCAGCCTTCCGCGATCAGGCCCCGGGCGTGCTCGCGGGCGGTGACCAGGTCCAGGTCACCGGCGGGGGTGAACGGAGTGATCATGGCGCAGAGGGCGCGGCCGAAGGGCCTGGCCGGGGTGGCTGTCATGCCGGAAGTCTCCGCGCGGCGGTCCGTGCAGGTCCACTTAGTTCTGCTTGGGGTGATGGTGAAGCGGC includes these proteins:
- the dapA gene encoding 4-hydroxy-tetrahydrodipicolinate synthase; translation: MTATPARPFGRALCAMITPFTPAGDLDLVTAREHARGLIAEGCDGLVLSGTTGESPTTTDEEKTALLRAVREAVGDGVPLLAGVGSSDTRHTVRLAQEAEAAGADGLLVVTPYYSRPPQAAVEAHFVRVAEVTGVPLMLYDIPGRTGTRIEPRTLLRLAEHPRIVAVKDCAYDLLGATKVMARTRLAYYSGCEEMNLPLYAVGGAGYVSTVANVAPRRMRAVLDAFDAGDTAEAARLNGLTIGLVEAMMCAGLPGTVTAKALLDAGPVREPLQPAGREATDGLRRVYEELLAVTD